A section of the Candidatus Moraniibacteriota bacterium genome encodes:
- a CDS encoding divergent PAP2 family protein, protein MHDFLQAHAIFIIPIVVSIVTQIIKFVMFGLKHGWKLEYLATHGHMPSAHTAFAISLLTSIGYYEGVGSGAFAVAVAVAFLIIDDAVRLRMYLGDQGRYLNTLVQTLKLSTDAFPRLKERVGHRTSEVLVGGFVGFFLSTILIRILG, encoded by the coding sequence ATGCACGACTTTCTCCAGGCTCACGCTATCTTCATCATCCCGATCGTCGTGAGTATCGTCACCCAGATCATCAAGTTCGTCATGTTCGGACTGAAGCATGGCTGGAAGCTCGAATACCTCGCCACCCACGGCCACATGCCGAGCGCTCACACCGCCTTCGCTATCTCACTCCTCACTTCGATCGGCTACTATGAGGGCGTCGGATCCGGGGCTTTTGCGGTCGCGGTTGCGGTTGCTTTCCTCATCATCGATGACGCGGTCCGGCTCCGCATGTACCTCGGCGATCAGGGCCGCTACCTGAACACTCTCGTCCAGACTCTGAAGCTCTCAACTGATGCTTTCCCCCGCCTGAAAGAACGCGTCGGGCACCGCACCAGCGAAGTGCTTGTCGGCGGCTTCGTCGGCTTCTTCCTCTCCACCATCCTCATCCGCATCTTGGGCTAG